A window of the Henckelia pumila isolate YLH828 chromosome 3, ASM3356847v2, whole genome shotgun sequence genome harbors these coding sequences:
- the LOC140890840 gene encoding transcription factor bHLH122-like isoform X1, producing MNNQQEFRQNMQIGSGLTRYRSAPSSYFSTLLNSNNNNILGDDGFGEDEFEHLLNPRASSPETQKFFFMNTSETIQENCSSNLNPQSQLDPQYPPPRKIESSANKPRQQLQKQQSNDFSSVSHMMYQIINSGDTNSDMQEDSNYGLMDSMNSNSAAVQMKTEEGGGGGSLIRHRSSPAGLFESINIKNELGAANLSEVDYKTAANSHGEGRFSENRDKNGGYSSGFPVNSWDDSVILPDSFFKGLTDTHQQSIDGGSKHTISKLSHHLSLPKSSAEMFAMEKLMQDSVPCKIRAKRGFATHPRSIAERVRRTKISERMRRLQDLVPNMEKQTNTSDMLDLAVDYIKDLQRQVKTLSDNRSKCTCSARQKP from the exons ATGAATAATCAGCAAGAGTTCCGGCAAAATATGCAGATAGGCTCTGGATTAACTCGCTACCGATCTGCTCCAAGTTCttatttttcaactcttttaaacagtaataataataatatcctGGGTGATGATGGATTTGGGGAAGATGAATTTGAGCATCTTTTGAACCCTCGAGCTTCAAGTCCCGAGACCCAGAAATTTTTCTTCATGAATACTTCCGAAACCATTCAAGAAAACTGCTCTTCCaatttgaatccacaatcacaATTAGATCCACAGTATCCGCCGCCGAGAAAGATCGAATCTTCAGCCAACAAACCTCGGCAGCAATTGCAAAAACAGCAGAGCAATGACTTTTCTTCGGTTTCTCATATGATGTATCAGATAATCAATTCCGGTGACACAAATTCTGATATGCAAGAAGATTCGAATTATGGATTGATGGATTCTATGAATTCGAACTCCGCCGCCGTGCAGATGAAGACGGAAGAGGGTGGTGGTGGAGGCAGTCTCATTCGACACAGAAGTTCTCCTGCTGGATTATTCGAAAGCATAAACATCAAGAATG AGCTCGGTGCAGCTAATTTAAGCGAAGTGGATTATAAAACTGCAGCAAACAGTCATGGAGAGGGACGATTCAGCGAAAATCGTGATAAAAATGGTGGATACAGCTCGGGTTTCCCAGTAAATTCTTGGGATGATTCAGTTATCCTGCCTGACAGTTTCTTCAAAGGATTAACAGATACTCATCAG CAGAGTATTGATGGCGGAAGTAAGCACACAATCTCCAAGTTGTCTCATCACCTGAGTCTGCCTAAAAGTTCAGCCGAAATGTTTGCGATGGAGAAACTGATGCAAGACTCGGTGCCCTGTAAAATCAGAGCGAAAAGGGGTTTCGCCACGCACCCGCGAAGCATAGCTGAGAGA GTTAGAAGGACGAAAATCAGTGAACGGATGAGGAGGCTGCAAGATCTCGTGCCTAACATGGAAAAG CAAACAAATACATCAGACATGTTGGATTTAGCTGTTGATTACATTAAAGATCTTCAACGACAAGTAAAG ACGCTCTCTGATAATCGCTCGAAGTGCACATGTTCGGCTAGACAGAAACCATAG
- the LOC140890840 gene encoding transcription factor bHLH122-like isoform X2, with translation MNNQQEFRQNMQIGSGLTRYRSAPSSYFSTLLNSNNNNILGDDGFGEDEFEHLLNPRASSPETQKFFFMNTSETIQENCSSNLNPQSQLDPQYPPPRKIESSANKPRQQLQKQQSNDFSSVSHMMYQIINSGDTNSDMQEDSNYGLMDSMNSNSAAVQMKTEEGGGGGSLIRHRSSPAGLFESINIKNELGAANLSEVDYKTAANSHGEGRFSENRDKNGGYSSGFPVNSWDDSVILPDSFFKGLTDTHQSIDGGSKHTISKLSHHLSLPKSSAEMFAMEKLMQDSVPCKIRAKRGFATHPRSIAERVRRTKISERMRRLQDLVPNMEKQTNTSDMLDLAVDYIKDLQRQVKTLSDNRSKCTCSARQKP, from the exons ATGAATAATCAGCAAGAGTTCCGGCAAAATATGCAGATAGGCTCTGGATTAACTCGCTACCGATCTGCTCCAAGTTCttatttttcaactcttttaaacagtaataataataatatcctGGGTGATGATGGATTTGGGGAAGATGAATTTGAGCATCTTTTGAACCCTCGAGCTTCAAGTCCCGAGACCCAGAAATTTTTCTTCATGAATACTTCCGAAACCATTCAAGAAAACTGCTCTTCCaatttgaatccacaatcacaATTAGATCCACAGTATCCGCCGCCGAGAAAGATCGAATCTTCAGCCAACAAACCTCGGCAGCAATTGCAAAAACAGCAGAGCAATGACTTTTCTTCGGTTTCTCATATGATGTATCAGATAATCAATTCCGGTGACACAAATTCTGATATGCAAGAAGATTCGAATTATGGATTGATGGATTCTATGAATTCGAACTCCGCCGCCGTGCAGATGAAGACGGAAGAGGGTGGTGGTGGAGGCAGTCTCATTCGACACAGAAGTTCTCCTGCTGGATTATTCGAAAGCATAAACATCAAGAATG AGCTCGGTGCAGCTAATTTAAGCGAAGTGGATTATAAAACTGCAGCAAACAGTCATGGAGAGGGACGATTCAGCGAAAATCGTGATAAAAATGGTGGATACAGCTCGGGTTTCCCAGTAAATTCTTGGGATGATTCAGTTATCCTGCCTGACAGTTTCTTCAAAGGATTAACAGATACTCATCAG AGTATTGATGGCGGAAGTAAGCACACAATCTCCAAGTTGTCTCATCACCTGAGTCTGCCTAAAAGTTCAGCCGAAATGTTTGCGATGGAGAAACTGATGCAAGACTCGGTGCCCTGTAAAATCAGAGCGAAAAGGGGTTTCGCCACGCACCCGCGAAGCATAGCTGAGAGA GTTAGAAGGACGAAAATCAGTGAACGGATGAGGAGGCTGCAAGATCTCGTGCCTAACATGGAAAAG CAAACAAATACATCAGACATGTTGGATTTAGCTGTTGATTACATTAAAGATCTTCAACGACAAGTAAAG ACGCTCTCTGATAATCGCTCGAAGTGCACATGTTCGGCTAGACAGAAACCATAG